The Mycolicibacterium parafortuitum nucleotide sequence TTCGGTCAGCACGCTGATCGCGCGGGCTCCGCCGCTCTCGTAGGCGGACGCGAGTTCGGCCGGATCGGCGATCGGGGCCAGCTCGCCGCGGGACGGGCTGGCCCGCTTCACCTCGGCGATCACCGCGATCCCCGGCTCCCGCAGGGCAGCCATCACGTCGAGCGGCGCAGGCGCGCGCTCGGCCTGTGCCTTGACCTCAGCCAGGCTGACGGCGGCTTCGCGAGCGGCAACGTCAGCACGTACTCCCTCGAGGATGGAATCGAGGACGGTCGCCGAACCCATAGGCGTCGCTTCCCTTCCCCTGACGGCCGTTCGATGCATACCGAAGGGTAGTCGCCGACGAGCCATCAGTTGTCACCGCCCCTGTTGTCAGGGTTGGTCGGGTCACGGCCCTCGTCGAGCGCGTCCCACATCATCCGCTCCGACATCGACCCCTGCGCGGGCGTGCCCGCATCGACGTCACCAGCCGGGCGACGGGTGAACCGGGCGGCATCGGCGCGTCCACCGGCCGCCGACCGCATCAGCAGAACAGCACCGGCCAACGCCAGCACCGCTGTGACGAGAGTCACCGTTGCGCCGGTGTAGTAGCGCTCGGTCCCGGTCAGATCGGCCACCGGCACCTCCGCGAGCCGGGCGGCGCGGACAGCCACGTCGGTGACCACCCACAAGCTG carries:
- a CDS encoding TIGR02234 family membrane protein, coding for MTRVAQLLLLLAAVGLWGASRLTWVQISSFDGLGQPKTTDLAGSTWSTALVPLALLLAAAAVAALAVRGWPLRILAVLVAAASAGMGYLAISLWVVTDVAVRAARLAEVPVADLTGTERYYTGATVTLVTAVLALAGAVLLMRSAAGGRADAARFTRRPAGDVDAGTPAQGSMSERMMWDALDEGRDPTNPDNRGGDN